In Deinococcus sp. QL22, the following are encoded in one genomic region:
- a CDS encoding 1,4-alpha-glucan branching enzyme, with amino-acid sequence MSQTLPLDHEHLQKLVTSDLVRPDQMLGAHQVTENGVAGVRFGVWAPNAQHVSMVGDFNGWNGFDNAMQRLDFGFWSAFVPAALHGQRYKYRVTGASGLTEDKMDPYGTFFEVRPSTSSIVWDQPYDWQDGAWMQARTQNFDRPVSVYEVHAPSWAKRDDGWFLNYRDFAHRLGEYASYMGYTHVELLGVMEHPFDGSWGYQVTGYYAPTSRMGSPEDFKYLVDHLHGLNIGVILDWVPGHFPTDVAGLANFDGGPLFEYADPRKGYHNDWNTLIFDYGRNEVVMFLVGSALKWLQDFHVDGLRVDAVASMLYLDFSRTEWIPNIHGGRENLEAIAFLKRLNEVTHHLAPGCMIIAEESTSFPGVTTPSPHGLGFDYKWAMGWMNDTLRYFEEDPLWRKYHHHALTFFNAYRTSENYVLAISHDEVVHLKKSLVAKMPGDWYMQRANYRAFLAMMWTTPGKKLLFMGQEFAQPTEWNHDAGLPWHLADVPDHRGIMNLVRRLNALYVGRADWHAGDTLDEGLQWISADDVENSVYAYIRRDPGSGAWSLVVANMTPVYRDLYPVGVPEAGDYRVLLSTDDGEYGGFGTQQPDLTAKAEGWNGQSHHLRLSLPPTSVLVLELVQDEDAKAAAVPTTKAAPKKAVEIEAMLPKSLQVTSIEPV; translated from the coding sequence ATGAGCCAAACCCTGCCGCTAGACCATGAGCATCTTCAGAAGTTGGTGACCTCCGATCTGGTGCGCCCCGACCAGATGTTGGGGGCACATCAGGTCACGGAAAACGGCGTGGCGGGCGTGCGCTTCGGCGTGTGGGCACCCAACGCCCAGCATGTGAGTATGGTGGGGGATTTCAACGGCTGGAACGGCTTCGACAACGCCATGCAGCGCCTCGATTTCGGCTTCTGGAGTGCGTTTGTGCCGGCTGCCCTGCACGGCCAACGCTACAAGTACCGGGTGACTGGGGCCAGCGGCCTGACCGAAGACAAGATGGATCCCTACGGCACGTTTTTCGAAGTGCGCCCCAGCACCAGCTCGATTGTTTGGGATCAGCCTTACGACTGGCAGGACGGTGCATGGATGCAGGCCCGCACCCAGAACTTTGACCGCCCAGTGAGCGTGTACGAGGTTCACGCGCCCTCGTGGGCCAAGCGCGACGACGGCTGGTTCCTAAATTACCGCGATTTTGCCCACCGCCTCGGCGAATATGCCAGCTATATGGGCTATACGCACGTGGAATTGTTGGGCGTCATGGAGCACCCGTTCGATGGCTCGTGGGGCTATCAGGTCACGGGCTACTACGCGCCGACCAGCCGAATGGGCAGCCCCGAAGATTTCAAATACCTCGTGGATCACCTGCACGGGCTGAACATCGGCGTGATTCTGGATTGGGTTCCGGGCCATTTTCCCACCGATGTGGCAGGCCTCGCCAACTTTGACGGTGGGCCGCTGTTCGAATACGCCGACCCACGCAAGGGCTACCACAACGACTGGAACACCCTGATCTTCGATTATGGGCGCAACGAAGTCGTGATGTTTCTGGTCGGCAGCGCCCTGAAATGGCTGCAAGACTTCCATGTGGACGGCCTGCGGGTAGATGCGGTGGCTTCTATGCTGTATCTGGACTTTTCGCGTACAGAATGGATTCCCAACATTCATGGGGGCCGCGAGAATCTGGAAGCGATTGCCTTCCTGAAGCGCCTGAACGAAGTGACGCACCACTTGGCCCCCGGTTGCATGATCATTGCCGAAGAAAGCACCAGCTTTCCGGGCGTCACCACGCCTTCTCCGCACGGACTGGGCTTCGATTACAAGTGGGCGATGGGCTGGATGAACGACACGCTGCGTTACTTTGAAGAAGACCCCCTGTGGCGCAAGTACCACCACCACGCCCTGACCTTTTTCAATGCCTACCGCACCAGTGAAAACTATGTGCTGGCGATCAGTCACGACGAAGTGGTGCACCTGAAGAAGTCGCTGGTGGCGAAAATGCCCGGTGACTGGTACATGCAGCGGGCCAACTACCGCGCCTTCCTGGCGATGATGTGGACGACTCCGGGCAAAAAACTGCTGTTTATGGGACAGGAATTTGCCCAGCCCACCGAATGGAACCACGACGCGGGCCTGCCGTGGCATCTGGCCGACGTGCCCGACCACCGGGGCATCATGAATCTGGTGCGCCGCCTGAACGCCCTTTATGTGGGCCGCGCCGACTGGCACGCAGGCGATACGCTGGACGAGGGGTTGCAGTGGATCAGCGCCGATGACGTGGAAAACAGCGTGTACGCGTATATCCGCCGTGATCCGGGCAGCGGGGCCTGGTCGCTGGTGGTGGCGAACATGACGCCCGTGTACCGCGACCTGTACCCGGTGGGCGTGCCCGAAGCTGGAGACTACCGCGTGTTGTTGAGCACCGACGACGGCGAATACGGCGGCTTTGGCACCCAGCAACCCGACCTGACCGCCAAAGCCGAGGGCTGGAACGGCCAGAGCCACCATCTGCGCCTGAGCCTGCCGCCCACGAGCGTGCTGGTGCTGGAACTGGTGC